A stretch of the Dyella telluris genome encodes the following:
- a CDS encoding chemotaxis protein CheW codes for MSDNTRSEALQSQYLTVNLAHEEYGIDILAVREIRGWTPVTRIPQAPHYVLGVLNLRGAIVPVIDMRLRFGLEREAYGVTTVTVIITVAGRNFGVVVDAVSDVLDVTPDAIRPVPDMGTTVDTEYLKGLTSTGERMVLLLDVDKLLQPQDAQMLEAALPAASDVKAVA; via the coding sequence ATGTCCGATAACACCCGGAGCGAGGCGCTCCAGTCGCAGTACCTCACCGTCAACCTCGCCCACGAGGAATACGGCATCGACATCCTGGCGGTCCGCGAAATTCGTGGCTGGACCCCGGTGACGCGCATTCCGCAGGCACCGCATTACGTGCTGGGCGTGCTCAACCTGCGCGGCGCGATCGTGCCCGTGATCGATATGCGCCTGCGCTTCGGCCTGGAGCGCGAGGCCTATGGCGTGACCACGGTGACCGTGATCATCACGGTGGCCGGCCGCAATTTCGGCGTGGTGGTCGATGCCGTCTCGGACGTGCTCGACGTGACACCGGATGCCATCCGCCCGGTGCCGGACATGGGCACCACCGTGGATACCGAATACCTCAAGGGGCTGACCTCCACCGGCGAGCGCATGGTGCTGCTGCTGGACGTGGACAAGCTGTTGCAGCCCCAGGATGCACAGATGCTTGAGGCGGCGCTGCCAGCCGCCTCCGATGTCAAAGCCGTGGCCTGA